The following proteins come from a genomic window of Musa acuminata AAA Group cultivar baxijiao chromosome BXJ1-7, Cavendish_Baxijiao_AAA, whole genome shotgun sequence:
- the LOC103990537 gene encoding transcription factor JAMYB-like: MEVHKRLLAWDAESPPSEEMELEELRRGPWTVEEDIVLVEHVTEHGEGRWNALARRAGLKRTGKSCRLRWLNYLRPDVRRGNITPEEHLLILDLHSRWGNRWSKIAQYLPGRTDNEIKNYWRTRVQKHAKQRDAGGAARRRWTPCLPEPIHAASCVFPSSSYVGPTAAPGHPPPPYSFGQPEQAIAACKETAASSSSSTTSKDSIPTTAQGGGMIESGEEMLGVGGGGDGWAESQLPCPLNHDELENVGWESEGLLSGDYLWAVDDSWSMNQ, encoded by the exons ATGGAGGTCCATAAAAGGCTGCTTGCTTGGGATGCAGAATCACCACCAAGCGAGGAGATGGAGCTAGAAGAGCTCAGAAGAGGGCCGTGGACTGTGGAAGAAGACATCGTGCTCGTCGAACACGTCACCGAGCATGGCGAGGGCCGATGGAATGCCCTCGCTCGTCGTGCAG GTCTGAAGCGAACTGGAAAGAGCTGCAGGCTTCGATGGCTCAACTATCTCCGCCCGGATGTTCGGCGTGGTAACATTACTCCGGAGGAGCATCTTCTCATCCTCGACCTCCACTCTCGCTGGGGAAATCG GTGGTCCAAAATAGCACAGTATCTACCGGGCAGGACTGACAACGAAATAAAGAATTACTGGAGGACTCGGGTGCAAAAGCACGCCAAACAACGCGACGCCGGCGGCGCAGCGCGGCGTCGGTGGACGCCCTGCCTTCCCGAACCAATCCATGCGGCCTCCTGCGTCTTTCCTTCCTCCTCCTACGTCGGCCCCACCGCCGCCCCGGGCCATCCTCCACCGCCCTACTCGTTCGGGCAGCCGGAGCAGGCGATCGCGGCATGCAAGGAGACGGctgcgtcgtcgtcgtcgtcgacgacGTCGAAGGACTCGATTCCGACCACTGCACAGGGCGGCGGGATGATCGAAAGTGGCGAGGAGATGCTCGGTGTCGGTGGCGGTGGGGATGGGTGGGCCGAGTCCCAGCTGCCTTGTCCCCTGaatcatgacgagcttgagaacgtCGGATGGGAATCAGAGGGCTTGTTGAGCGGTGATTACTTGTGGGCTGTGGATGACAGTTGGTCCATGAATCAGTAG
- the LOC135678336 gene encoding probable glycerol-3-phosphate acyltransferase 3, which translates to MASKSFSKFFAYFYRFLLRRLRSAHATHIRFQNWPPLPDKLSGQTVVCHMEGGLLRSSSIFPYFMLVAFEAGGFFRALLLLLLCPVIACLGHEMRLRIMVVVCFCGLRKEKFKLGRTVLPKFFLEDVGMEGFEILRRSQRKVCVSAMPTVMVEGFLREYLEVEVAVGRELKVFGGYYTGLMEKDSLASKVLLGREKAREADVIGFGGYPNSVHLPLFSHCKEVYLVSEADKRKWRVLPRTEYPKPLIFHDGRIAFRPTPISTLCMFLWIPLAFLLAIARAAIFIFLPYIFSVPLLCFMGMHSRVITSPRSHQATRRQLYISNHRTLLDPLYISAALGHHVTATTYSVSRISEMLSPIRTVRLTRNRDQDKGLMKKLLHEGALVVCPEGTTCREPYLIRFSPLFAEVSEDVVPVALESRVSMFYGTSTSKLKFLDPLCFLMNPFPRYVVEFMEKVATGWIGGNKCSSCEIANHLQGEIGKRLGFECTSFTRRDKYLMLASNDGSV; encoded by the exons ATGGCATCGAAGTCCTTCTCCAAGTTCTTTGCCTACTTCTATCGTTTTCTTCTGCGGAGACTCAGAAGTGCCCATGCAACCCACATAAGGTTTCAGAACTGGCCTCCTCTACCTGATAAGCTCTCTGGCCAAACCGTAGTTTGTCACATGGAGGGAGGCCTTCTGAGGTCTTCTTCCATCTTCCCATACTTCATGCTCGTGGCCTTCGAAGCAGGAGGGTTCTTCAGGGCCCTTCTCCTCTTGCTATTGTGCCCTGTGATTGCCTGTCTCGGCCATGAGATGAGGCTAAGGATCATGGTAGTGGTCTGCTTCTGTGGGCTGAGGAAGGAGAAGTTCAAGTTAGGGAGGACTGTGCTGCCCAAGTTTTTCTTGGAGGACGTCGGCATGGAAGGCTTTGAGATCCTGAGGAGGAGCCAAAGGAAGGTGTGCGTCAGCGCAATGCCGACGGTTATGGTGGAAGGGTTTCTGAGGGAGTATTTGGAGGTGGAGGTAGCGGTGGGTAGGGAGTTGAAGGTGTTTGGTGGGTACTAcaccgggttgatggagaaggacAGTCTGGCCTCAAAGGTGTTGTTGGGAAGAGAGAAGGCGAGGGAAGCCGATGTTATTGGATTTGGAGGCTATCCGAACTCTGTTCATCTTCCCCTCTTCTCCCACTGCAAG GAAGTGTACTTGGTGAGTGAAGCAGACAAGAGAAAATGGCGTGTTCTACCAAGAACAGAGTACCCCAAGCCCCTCATCTTCCATGATGGCAGAATAGCCTTTAGACCAACCCCAATTTCCACCCTCTGCATGTTCCTGTGGATCCCCCTCGCCTTCCTCCTCGCCATCGCGCGAGCTGCCATCTTCATCTTCCTCCCCTACATCTTCTCCGTCCCCTTACTGTGCTTCATGGGCATGCACTCGAGGGTCATCACCTCACCGCGGAGCCATCAAGCCACGCGGCGCCAGCTCTACATCAGCAACCACCGCACCCTCCTCGATCCCCTCTACATCTCCGCTGCTCTCGGCCACCATGTCACTGCAACCACGTACAGTGTCAGCCGTATTAGCGAGATGCTGTCCCCTATAAGGACCGTCAGGCTGACGAGGAACAGGGATCAGGACAAAGGACTGATGAAGAAGCTGCTCCACGAAGGAGCGCTCGTGGTGTGCCCCGAGGGGACTACCTGCCGCGAACCGTACCTCATCCGGTTCAGTCCGCTGTTCGCGGAGGTAAGCGAGGACGTCGTGCCGGTGGCACTGGAGTCCCGTGTCAGCATGTTCTACGGCACGAGCACCAGCAAGCTCAAGTTCTTGGACCCCTTGTGCTTCCTCATGAATCCCTTTCCTCGCTACGTGGTGGAGTTCATGGAGAAGGTGGCCACCGGCTGGATCGGTGGGAATAAGTGCAGCAGCTGCGAGATCGCCAATCATCTCCAGGGAGAGATTGGGAAGCGCTTGGGTTTCGAATGCACTAGCTTTACCAGGAGAGATAAGTATCTGATGCTCGCAAGCAACGATGGGAGTGTTTGA